The following DNA comes from Bacteroidetes bacterium SB0662_bin_6.
CGGATACATGATCGCTCCGGACTCCACCCATAGCCGGTGCGTGTCGGGATTTATCGTCATCCGGTCCGCCGTATTGTAGATGACGACTCCGCGTACGCCGCGGTCGCTCACCAGGATATTCGCGCCTCGTCCGAGAAGGAAATACGGAACGCCGCATGCCCGGACCGTGGTAATGGCTCGAACGAGTTCCTCCACCGTCCGCGCCTCGTAGAACAGATCCGCTGCTCCACCAATCCGGAACGTGGTGTAGGGGGCCAGTTCGACCTGCCGCAGAAGGCGTTCCGCTCCCAGCGCATGTTCCAGCGCAGCATAGTCCGGATCCGGCAAATAAGGCGCCTTCGTCATAGTATCCTTAATTTCAACGATGGAATCATGACGTCCTGTCCTTGCGAACGTGAAGCGCTGAGCGAAGTGGTTTTGATCAGAGTATCCTTAAAAATCGGTGGGAGAACGGTGTACGGCCTATGAGCGTCTCCCGGGAAAACGATTTCTTCGAACGGGTCTGGGCCGTGGTGGACCGGATCCCTTGCGGTAAAGTTACGACCTACGGGCATATCGCAGGATATCTCGGTGCGCGTTCCGCTGCCCGCACGGTCGGCTGGGCCCTGGGTGCGGCGGCGGGCGCCATGCTTCCTTGCCACCGCGTCGTCAACCGCTTCGGCACCCTGACCGGCAAAATGCGTTTTGGAGGACCGCATGTCATGGAAGAACGTCTGCGTGCCGAGGGAGTGACCTTCGACGAGGATGGATGTGTCGTGCTGGAAGCGCATCTGTGGGATCCGTCCGAGGAATCAGAGTATCCTCAATCATGAAGCCACCGAGGCAAGCGTTTCCCAATAGTTCGGGAACGACACCGCCGCGCAGGAAGCACCCTCGATGATCGTTTCTCCGTCCGCCATCAGCCCGGCCACGGCCATGGCCATGGCCACCCGGTGATCGTGCCGGCTTTCCACGATGTTTCCGTGCAGGGCGGTGGGGCCTTCCACGGCCAATCCGTCGTCGAATTCTTCCACGGTGGCGCCCAGCCTTCGCAGGTTCTCCGCCATTGCGCCGATGCGGTCCGTTTCCTTGAAACGCAGTTCGCGCGCGTCCCGTATTTCGGTCCGGCCCGTCGCCAGGGCGCCCGCCACCGCAAGGATCGGGATTTCGTCGATCAGGAGAGGGATGCGCGCTCCGTCCACGCGTACGCCCCGAAGCGGGGAAGCCTCGATGTGGAGGTCGCCCACCGGTTCCCCGCCGGATTCCTCCCGGTTGGCTATGCGGGTACGGGCGCCCATTTCCTCAAGCACTCCGAGGAGCGCGCTGCGCGTGGGGTTCAGCCCGACTTTTCTCAAAAGCATGGCGCCCTGAGGCGCTACGGCCCCGGCGACCATGAAAAAGGCGGCGGCGGAGAAATCGTTCGGCACGAGCCAGGTGCGGGCCGGCACGGACGGGTTTCCCCCGACGGAAATATGCCGGACACCTTCTGCCTCGCGCGGCGCCAGATTCAGCATGCGCTCGGTGTGGTCGCGCGACCGCAGGGTTTCAATGACCGTGGTCCGCCCTTTGGCCCGGAGGCCTGCCAGAAGTACGCAGGATTTTACCTGCGCCGAGGGCATCGGGAGGCGGTATTCCATGCCATGCAGCCGGGGCCCGCGCTCGATACGCATGGGGGCGCAGCCGGCCTGCAAGGTGATTCGCGCACCCATCTGCCGGAGTGGCTTTGCCACACGTTCCATGGGGCGGCTCCGAAGGGATGCGTCGCCTGTGAGCACACTGTCGAAATCCTGTCCGGCGAGGAGGCCGGCAATAAGGCGCATCGTGGTGCCCGAGTTGCCGCAGTCCAGAGGGGCGTCGGGTGCGGAGAAACCGCCGAGCCCCTTGCCGTGCACCAGGATGTCTTCCCCGTCCTTTTCTATAACGATACCTAACTGCCGGAGGCAACCAAGGGTCGATTGCGGATCGGCGGACGAGGGGAAATTGACCAGCCGGGAGGTTCCGTCGCCGATGGCTGCAAGCAGCGCGGCCCGTTGTGCGATCGACTTGTCGGGCGGCGGATCGACGATACCGTCCACTTGTATACACCGCGTCACCACAGCCCGGTCGCTTGCCTTGTCGTATCGGATGTTCACGAAGCGGGAATCGTACGGATTGCCTTGAAAAAACGAGCGCATCTCTGGAAAGCGGGGCGTGGTTGCATGTTCCAGTCCGGTTTTACGGGGGCCGTCCGTGTTTCGGACACGCGATGCTGCCTGCCCGGAACCCCGCATATACCCCTTCGTTTACCGGTACAAGCCGTATTGTTGCCGTTACGGGGCCGTTCTGCTATTCTGCTATCGTTCACAAAAAAGAGGGTTGGTCATGGGTCTGGGAACGCCGGAAATCATTCTGATCGCTTTGGCTTTGCTCCTCATATTCGGCGCCAAGCGCATCCCGGAAATTGCCCGCGGGCTCGGCAAGGGCATGCGGGAGTTCAAGGATGCCACCAAGGATATCCAGCGTGAACTCACCGTGGATATAGATGACCGGAAGACCACCTACCGTCCCCAGCCGCCTCCTCAGGCTGCGCCGCAACCCCAGGCTCCTCCTGCCCAACCGCCCGCCGAGCAACCGCCGGCCCAGCCTGCGCAAGCCGCCCCGGCGCCGGATGCCGCTGCTTCCGGGCCCACCCAGGCTCCCGATCAGCCCCCTCAAAGTTGATTGCGCCGCTGCGGCGGTTTGTTGTTTGCCGCATACCGGATTTACTCGTCTGCACTGAACGCTTTACCCTGCCGCTCGTCCGATGACTCCATTTGCGGACGCCCGGAAAGCTTTACGGAACGGAGAGACCGATTGCGAACGATTGGTCTCTTCTTTTTTTGCGCGCATTCGGGCGCAAAACGATCGGGTCAACGCCTTCGTTTCGGTGGATGAGCAGGATGCCCTTGCACAGGCTCGCCACCTTGACCGGTTGACGGGCGCCGGCCCGGAGTTGCCTCTGAAGGGCATGGTTATGGGCATCAAGGACGTGATCTGTATGAAGGGGCGGCCTGCCACCTGTTCGTCCCGTATGCTCGAGCATTTCGAGTCGCTGTATGACGCCACGGTCATCGAACGCCTGCGGGCCGCGGGTGCGATTTTCGTCGGGAAAACGAACTGTGACGAGTTTGCGATGGGTTCATCCAACGAGACCTCGTATTTCGGTCCGGTCAGAAATCCGGCGAACCCCGACTACATTCCCGGCGGCTCTTCCGGAGGGTCCGCCGCCGCCGTCGCGGCCGGGATGTGCCATATGGCGCTGGGCACCGATACGGGCGGATCCATTCGCCAGCCTGCGGCGCATTGCGGAGTGGTTGGTCTGAAACCTACCTACGGGCGCGTGTCCCGGTATGGCCTGGTGGCCTTTGCTTCTTCCTTCGATTGCATGGGGCCGATCGGGCAATGCGTGGAAGACTGCGCGCTTCTCCTGAACCATATGGCGGGGCAGGACGAACGGGATTCCACCAGTGCGCCGATGGACGTGCCCGACTACACGCAATCGCTTACAGGGGATATCCGGGGCATGCGTATCGGATTGCCGAAAGAGTACTTTGCCGACGGACTCGATGCGGGGATACGGGGGATGATCGAGGAATGCGTACGCGGTCTCGAACGCGAGGGCGCTGTGGTGCAGGATGTGTCGCTGCCTCGTACAGAGTACGGCATCGCTACGTATTACATTCTGACCACCGCCGAAGCCTCCAGCAATCTGGCCCGGTATGACGGCATCCGGTATGGTCACCGCGCATCGCTCGACGAGCTCCTTGAAACCATGCAAAACGAGCGGGAGGAACTGGCATTGGCCATGGAAACTGCTTCCGGGGCAGATGTAGAAGCGCTTAAGGATCGCCTGGAGGATGACCCCATGCTTCACCGTTTTTATATGGCTTCCCGGACGGAGGGCTTCGGGGATGAGGTCAAGCGGCGGATCATGCTTGGCGCCTACGTGCTCTCTTCCGGATACTACGAGGCCTATTATGCGAAAGGACAGCAGGTACGGACCCTGATTCGGAACGATTTCGATACGGTCTTCAAGCAAGTGGATGCACTCATTGCGCCGGCAACGCCCACGCCCCCTTTCCGCATCGGCAGTAAGACGGATGATCCTATGGCCATGTATCTCAGCGACATTTACACGGTAACCGCCAACCTTGCGGGGATTCCCGGCCTGGTCGTACCCCTCGGTTTGCACCCGGAAGCGCCCCATTTGCCCGTGGGTATGCAGATCCTGGGGCCGCACTTCGGCGAAGAGACGATATTCCGTGCCG
Coding sequences within:
- a CDS encoding MGMT family protein, producing MSVSRENDFFERVWAVVDRIPCGKVTTYGHIAGYLGARSAARTVGWALGAAAGAMLPCHRVVNRFGTLTGKMRFGGPHVMEERLRAEGVTFDEDGCVVLEAHLWDPSEESEYPQS
- the aroA gene encoding 3-phosphoshikimate 1-carboxyvinyltransferase, with the translated sequence MRSFFQGNPYDSRFVNIRYDKASDRAVVTRCIQVDGIVDPPPDKSIAQRAALLAAIGDGTSRLVNFPSSADPQSTLGCLRQLGIVIEKDGEDILVHGKGLGGFSAPDAPLDCGNSGTTMRLIAGLLAGQDFDSVLTGDASLRSRPMERVAKPLRQMGARITLQAGCAPMRIERGPRLHGMEYRLPMPSAQVKSCVLLAGLRAKGRTTVIETLRSRDHTERMLNLAPREAEGVRHISVGGNPSVPARTWLVPNDFSAAAFFMVAGAVAPQGAMLLRKVGLNPTRSALLGVLEEMGARTRIANREESGGEPVGDLHIEASPLRGVRVDGARIPLLIDEIPILAVAGALATGRTEIRDARELRFKETDRIGAMAENLRRLGATVEEFDDGLAVEGPTALHGNIVESRHDHRVAMAMAVAGLMADGETIIEGASCAAVSFPNYWETLASVAS
- a CDS encoding twin-arginine translocase TatA/TatE family subunit; translated protein: MGLGTPEIILIALALLLIFGAKRIPEIARGLGKGMREFKDATKDIQRELTVDIDDRKTTYRPQPPPQAAPQPQAPPAQPPAEQPPAQPAQAAPAPDAAASGPTQAPDQPPQS
- the gatA gene encoding Asp-tRNA(Asn)/Glu-tRNA(Gln) amidotransferase subunit GatA produces the protein MTPFADARKALRNGETDCERLVSSFFARIRAQNDRVNAFVSVDEQDALAQARHLDRLTGAGPELPLKGMVMGIKDVICMKGRPATCSSRMLEHFESLYDATVIERLRAAGAIFVGKTNCDEFAMGSSNETSYFGPVRNPANPDYIPGGSSGGSAAAVAAGMCHMALGTDTGGSIRQPAAHCGVVGLKPTYGRVSRYGLVAFASSFDCMGPIGQCVEDCALLLNHMAGQDERDSTSAPMDVPDYTQSLTGDIRGMRIGLPKEYFADGLDAGIRGMIEECVRGLEREGAVVQDVSLPRTEYGIATYYILTTAEASSNLARYDGIRYGHRASLDELLETMQNEREELALAMETASGADVEALKDRLEDDPMLHRFYMASRTEGFGDEVKRRIMLGAYVLSSGYYEAYYAKGQQVRTLIRNDFDTVFKQVDALIAPATPTPPFRIGSKTDDPMAMYLSDIYTVTANLAGIPGLVVPLGLHPEAPHLPVGMQILGPHFGEETIFRAGDMVERLYGRTPGRA